Below is a window of Tolypothrix bouteillei VB521301 DNA.
AATTGCCGTTCCTGCTGCAACAGTTCGTAAAAAAGGGGAAAAAGGTTCTGGCAAAGTAAATTCTACCTGGTTGCTGTCAAGTTTGCGGACTTTCAGAAATTTCCTGCTTTTTCCTATGCGAAGACCGTCTTGATAATAGGAGGGAATGCGTGGGTTGAGATAAATTTGATTAAAGGAGAAAATAACATCATCCACTGTTAATGGTTCCCCATCGGACCATTTCAATCCATCCCTTAAAGTAAAGGTAATCCGCAATTTATCTTCCGAAATATTCCAAGATTTTGCCAGGGCTGGCTCTACTTCTTTTGTCACTCCATTTTCTGTCGCTAATGATTCATAAGTAAAAGCAGAAATATTGGGTGATTCTTGAATAAGAGCATAGTTAAAAGTTTTAGGATCGCTGGCGGCTGCAATTACTAGTTGTTCGACTTGAGCAGCTTGCGTTTTATACTGGCTGGGATTGCATCCGTTTAGAGATAGAATAATCCAAATTCCTAAAACTGCTAACAGCCAACTGCGTCGAAATAATTTTCTCAAAATATTAGATGTCATTTTAAAATATCTTTTCTAACTAGACTGATTTGCCAACCAATACATAAATTATTTATAATTCTTATAGCTTTTTTCCTGCTACTACTCGTTAATTTGTATCCCAATCAATTGGTATTTTAAAATAGTATTATGGGTCTTTCCAGTGTAACGTACTCTTTTATTACAATTTATTAAGACGGGAGGCAGAGCCTCTAATAATTTATTCCCAGGCGGAGCCTGGGAACAAGGAAACCCCGATCTCTAACCCCGTGTAAGTAAAACGACAGCGTAAGCACAAATCCCTTCTTCTCTGCCTACCGGACCTAATTTTTCATTAGTTGTTGCTTTTACGCCGACTCGATCCGGTTCGATTTGCAAAACACTGGCTATTTTTGAGCGCATTGTTTCAATGTGTGGTTTTAATTTCGGGCGTTCTGCTACGACGACTGAATCAATATTGCTGACTTCCCAACCGCGATCGCAAATCAGTTGATGCACTTGACTCAACAGCACCAAACTATCTGCACCCGCCCATTGGGGATCGGTGGGTGGAAAATAATGTCCGATATCCCCCAAAGAAAGCGCCCCTAGCATGGCGTCCATAATCGCGTGTGTGAGAACATCCGCATCACTGTGTCCTAACAAACCTAGGGAATGGGGAATATTAACTCCGCCCAAAATCAAAGGGCGATCGCTCACTAAGCGGTGAATGTCGTATCCATTACCAACGCGAATATTCATAATTTATTATTTGTTGTTTGTCAATTAGGAATTGGGGAAGGTAGGTTCCCCACGAAGTTGAGATAAGCCCATGAGGATTGAGCAAGAGTTATTCTCCCTTGTCTCCCTTGTCTCCCTTGTCCCTTGCTCTCATCTGTTCCCAATTTTTGAGCAAATCGGGACGGCGCTGACGGGTTCTAGAAATTTGTTGTTCGTAGCGCCACTTGGCAATGGCAGCGTGATTGCCTGAAAGAAGGACTTCAGGGACTTTCCATCCGCGAAAAGAGGCGGGGCGAGTATACTGGGGATAGTCCAACAAACCCTCTTCAAAACTTTCTACTTTCAAAGATTCTACTTTGCCAACGGTTCCGGGTATTAGACGTATGACACCGTTAATTAAAACCATTGCTGGCAATTCACCCCCTGTGAGAATAAAATCGCCTAAGGACACTTCACGGTCAACCAGATGCAGTACTCGCTCATCAACTCCTTCATAATGCCCGCAGATGATGACCAGCTGGTTGTAGTTTGTTGCGAGTTCTCGCAACAGGGGTTGATCTATGGTTTGACCTTGAGGACTCATCAAGATAACTTCTCTTCTGGGTAAAGTCGGTAGAGATTCTACAGCGGTAAAGATAGGTTCTGGCTTCATCAGCATTCCTACACCGCCCCCGTAGGGTTCATCATCTACTTTCCGGTGTTTATCGTTAGTAAAGTCTCTTGGATTAACGAGATTGACTTGGGCAATCTGTTTTGCGAGGGCTTTACCTATTAACCCGGAAGTGAGAACAGAAGTGAAACAGTCAGGAAATAGCGTAACTATATCAAAGCGCACAGTATTTCGTATTGGAGGACACTATTCTAAAGTTGGGATATATGTACTACATAGAAGTTGATGTTTTGTATTACACACACAAGCAACATCAAGAGTATCTAAAAGTACTGGAAAACTAACAGTTTCCGTGGCAATACAAGTTTTTCTAACTACTTAATTTATGTTTAAATATTGTCACATCTACATTGAAATTATTTAACTAACCGAGTTGACAACTTCCAGGATGCATCAAGCCAGTCTCAGAAAAAAGTGTCTCATGACCTACTTTTCCCCCTT
It encodes the following:
- the ispF gene encoding 2-C-methyl-D-erythritol 2,4-cyclodiphosphate synthase, yielding MNIRVGNGYDIHRLVSDRPLILGGVNIPHSLGLLGHSDADVLTHAIMDAMLGALSLGDIGHYFPPTDPQWAGADSLVLLSQVHQLICDRGWEVSNIDSVVVAERPKLKPHIETMRSKIASVLQIEPDRVGVKATTNEKLGPVGREEGICAYAVVLLTRG
- the trmD gene encoding tRNA (guanosine(37)-N1)-methyltransferase TrmD is translated as MRFDIVTLFPDCFTSVLTSGLIGKALAKQIAQVNLVNPRDFTNDKHRKVDDEPYGGGVGMLMKPEPIFTAVESLPTLPRREVILMSPQGQTIDQPLLRELATNYNQLVIICGHYEGVDERVLHLVDREVSLGDFILTGGELPAMVLINGVIRLIPGTVGKVESLKVESFEEGLLDYPQYTRPASFRGWKVPEVLLSGNHAAIAKWRYEQQISRTRQRRPDLLKNWEQMRARDKGDKGDKGE